A genomic region of Candidatus Polarisedimenticolia bacterium contains the following coding sequences:
- a CDS encoding CRTAC1 family protein: MRIAPDRLPAPAGLALVAGIALIVSACTGASGPAPPAGPQGEGTRKMAERLAQLGRDINLQENPWCNKERAELIRGVLEKSVDPQEYFDLQPDFAEELLKAGKSEEAIQALLDLQKTADSGKRRPTPRNRLFMRHHLAIAYLRLGEQQNCLTRHTTESCILPIKGGGLHGRPEGSTQAIRILMEELNDQPDDLSARWWLNLAAMTLGDYPDKVEERWLIPPGAFESDYDIRRFHDRAPELKLDVNDLAGGSIAEDFDLDGDLDLAVSTVAVDGPIRYFRNNSDGSFTERTAEAGLTGEVWSLNIVQTDYNNDGWPDILMLRGGWLGRGGHLPNSLLKNNGDGTFEDVTEKAGLLSFHPTQTASWLDYDNDGWLDLFIGNESTKRDPNPSELFHNNRDGTFTECAALSGVTVDCFAKGTAAADYNNDGRPDLYVSCREEPNHLYRNDGPKPGGAGPTAWSFTDVTAEAGVAEPIFSFPTWFFDYDNDGWQDLFVSGYQAEGIGDFAAEYLGLPHKAERARLYHNERNGRFKDVTKAAHLYRLLHTMGSNFGDLDNDGWLDFYLGTGDPNLGTLIPNRMFRNAEGRFFQDVTTPGGFGHLQKGHGVSFADFDHDGDQDIYEAMGGVYQGDFYRNVLYENPGHGNHWIKLKLEGVQSNRAALEARIRILADTPEGTREIHRTVTTGGSFGANPLRQEIGLGRATAIREIRVTWPTSGIVQTFKDVGIDGVYSIKEGEEALVPRTLRPFTLGAQPEVASR; this comes from the coding sequence ATGCGAATCGCCCCCGATCGCCTGCCGGCGCCGGCAGGCCTGGCCCTGGTGGCCGGCATCGCGCTGATCGTGTCCGCCTGCACGGGGGCCTCCGGCCCCGCGCCCCCCGCCGGTCCGCAGGGGGAGGGGACGCGGAAGATGGCGGAGCGCCTCGCGCAGCTGGGGAGAGACATCAATCTGCAGGAAAACCCGTGGTGCAACAAGGAGCGGGCCGAGCTCATCCGCGGCGTGCTCGAGAAGTCGGTCGACCCCCAAGAGTACTTCGACCTGCAGCCGGACTTCGCCGAGGAGCTCCTGAAGGCGGGCAAGTCGGAGGAGGCGATCCAGGCCCTTCTCGATCTGCAGAAGACCGCCGACTCGGGCAAGCGACGCCCCACCCCGCGCAACCGGCTGTTCATGCGGCACCACCTGGCGATCGCCTACCTCCGGCTGGGGGAGCAGCAGAACTGCCTGACGCGCCACACCACCGAGTCGTGCATCCTGCCGATCAAGGGTGGCGGGCTCCACGGGCGCCCCGAGGGCTCGACGCAGGCGATCCGCATCCTCATGGAGGAGCTGAACGACCAGCCGGACGACCTGAGCGCCCGCTGGTGGCTGAATCTCGCCGCCATGACGCTGGGGGATTACCCCGACAAGGTCGAGGAGCGCTGGCTGATCCCTCCCGGAGCATTCGAGTCCGACTACGACATCAGGCGGTTCCACGACCGGGCGCCCGAGCTGAAGCTGGACGTGAACGATCTCGCCGGCGGCTCCATCGCCGAGGACTTCGACCTCGACGGCGATCTCGATCTGGCCGTCTCGACCGTCGCGGTGGACGGCCCCATCCGCTATTTCCGCAACAACTCCGACGGCTCCTTCACCGAGCGCACGGCCGAGGCCGGTCTCACGGGGGAGGTCTGGAGCCTGAACATCGTGCAGACCGACTACAACAACGACGGCTGGCCCGACATCCTGATGCTGCGCGGCGGCTGGCTGGGCCGGGGAGGGCACCTCCCCAACTCGCTCCTGAAGAACAACGGCGACGGGACGTTCGAGGACGTCACCGAGAAGGCGGGACTGCTCAGCTTCCATCCGACCCAGACGGCGAGCTGGCTCGATTACGACAACGACGGCTGGCTCGATCTGTTCATCGGCAACGAGTCGACCAAGCGCGACCCCAACCCGAGCGAGCTGTTCCACAACAACCGGGACGGGACGTTCACCGAGTGCGCCGCGCTCTCCGGCGTCACCGTGGACTGCTTCGCCAAGGGGACCGCCGCCGCCGACTACAACAACGACGGACGGCCCGATCTCTACGTCTCCTGCCGCGAGGAGCCGAACCATCTGTACCGCAACGACGGGCCGAAGCCGGGCGGGGCCGGGCCGACCGCGTGGAGCTTCACCGACGTCACCGCCGAGGCCGGCGTGGCCGAGCCGATCTTCAGCTTCCCGACCTGGTTCTTCGACTACGACAACGACGGCTGGCAGGACCTGTTCGTCTCGGGCTACCAGGCGGAGGGTATCGGGGACTTCGCGGCCGAGTACCTGGGGCTGCCGCACAAGGCCGAGCGCGCCCGGCTGTACCACAACGAGCGCAACGGCCGATTCAAGGACGTCACGAAGGCGGCGCACCTCTACCGGCTGCTGCACACCATGGGATCGAACTTCGGGGACCTCGACAACGACGGCTGGCTCGATTTCTACCTGGGGACCGGCGACCCGAACCTCGGCACCCTGATCCCCAACCGGATGTTCCGCAACGCCGAGGGGCGCTTCTTCCAGGACGTGACCACCCCCGGGGGCTTCGGGCACCTCCAGAAGGGGCACGGCGTGTCGTTCGCCGATTTCGATCACGACGGCGACCAGGACATCTACGAGGCGATGGGGGGCGTGTACCAGGGGGACTTCTACCGGAACGTTCTGTACGAAAACCCGGGACACGGGAACCACTGGATCAAATTGAAGCTCGAAGGGGTCCAGTCCAACCGCGCCGCCCTGGAAGCGCGGATCCGGATCCTCGCCGACACGCCGGAGGGGACGCGCGAGATCCACCGGACCGTCACGACCGGCGGCTCCTTCGGGGCGAACCCGCTGCGCCAGGAGATCGGCCTCGGCCGGGCCACCGCGATCCGCGAGATCCGGGTGACCTGGCCCACGTCCGGGATCGTCCAGACCTTCAAGGACGTCGGGATCGACGGGGTCTATTCGATCAAGGAAGGGGAGGAGGCGCTGGTGCCGCGCACGCTCCGGCCGTTCACCCTCGGGGCGCAGCCGGAGGTCGCCTCCCGCTGA
- a CDS encoding LemA family protein — MGIVVLIVMALAVVIALSYLAGIYNQLVSVRVNVDKSWSNIEVLEKQRYDEIPKLVTICEGHMQYERETLQRVIEARTRYLEARGPAAKGLAGSQMAIALKSLFAVAESYPDLKASQSFLQLQGRITSLENEIADRREFYNDSVTILNTRIEQVPYIVFARLLNYAPREMYKVGAAERAVPGIKFAFPR, encoded by the coding sequence ATGGGCATCGTCGTCCTGATCGTCATGGCCCTCGCGGTCGTGATCGCCTTGAGCTACCTGGCCGGGATCTACAACCAACTGGTCTCGGTCCGGGTCAACGTCGACAAGTCCTGGTCGAACATCGAGGTCCTGGAGAAGCAGCGCTACGACGAGATCCCGAAGCTCGTGACGATCTGCGAGGGGCACATGCAGTACGAGAGGGAGACGCTCCAGAGGGTCATCGAGGCGCGCACGCGCTACCTCGAGGCCCGGGGCCCCGCGGCCAAGGGGCTGGCGGGCTCTCAGATGGCGATCGCCCTGAAGAGCCTGTTCGCGGTGGCCGAGAGCTACCCCGACCTCAAGGCGAGCCAGAGCTTCCTGCAGCTGCAGGGGCGGATCACGTCCCTCGAGAACGAGATCGCCGACCGGCGCGAGTTCTACAACGATTCAGTCACCATCCTGAACACCCGCATCGAGCAGGTCCCGTACATCGTCTTCGCGCGCCTGCTGAACTACGCGCCGCGGGAGATGTACAAGGTGGGGGCCGCGGAGCGGGCAGTCCCCGGGATCAAGTTCGCCTTCCCGCGCTGA
- a CDS encoding M48 family metalloprotease: MTFLIGSALAPAAALADGEGFYGPLELKSSETQLMKNAGAYEDQFVRRGYRYDAPELEAALSRLGAQLAPKPTDPYMRYRVHVLRDAAANAFALPDGQLYVNTGLLAQIENEAQLAAVLAHEVQHTAGHHGILSYRSARRKTIAGAILGPLTLGVGDYFLAMSVFGYGRDLEEEADRLGAKRMLKAGYDPREMRGLFEILMQDPEGENPDFKSKWNTHPQLEARIAYTQEMIPGLTQGADLAALKVGARGYRSLVRRLSLETAQDLIAADRPRSAVALAKRLVREDESDPAAQVTLGDARLALGPRALFEGEAGPTNKQKLRNAVTRERYTRSEREARLLETPEGRAAQKQNLDSAQQAYMRALALDPGAAEAHRGLGYVLKRQKRFVNAGKEFVIYLRARPAAHDKGVILNEMKDINAAIKTGGKTR; the protein is encoded by the coding sequence ATGACCTTCCTCATCGGCAGCGCCCTGGCGCCGGCCGCGGCCTTGGCGGACGGCGAAGGGTTCTACGGCCCGCTGGAGCTCAAGAGCAGCGAAACGCAGCTCATGAAGAACGCCGGCGCCTACGAAGACCAGTTCGTCCGCCGGGGCTACCGCTACGACGCGCCCGAGCTCGAGGCGGCGCTGTCGCGCCTCGGCGCGCAGCTCGCGCCGAAGCCGACCGATCCGTACATGCGCTACCGCGTCCACGTCCTGCGCGACGCCGCGGCCAACGCCTTCGCCCTTCCGGACGGCCAGCTGTACGTGAACACCGGACTCCTGGCGCAGATCGAGAACGAGGCGCAGCTCGCCGCCGTCCTGGCCCACGAGGTGCAGCACACGGCCGGCCACCACGGCATCCTGTCGTACCGATCGGCGCGCCGCAAGACCATCGCCGGGGCGATCCTCGGGCCACTCACCCTCGGCGTCGGCGATTACTTCCTCGCCATGAGCGTCTTCGGCTACGGCCGCGACCTCGAGGAGGAGGCCGACCGGCTGGGGGCGAAGCGGATGCTGAAGGCCGGCTACGACCCCAGGGAGATGCGCGGCCTGTTCGAGATCCTGATGCAGGACCCCGAAGGGGAGAACCCGGACTTCAAGTCGAAATGGAACACGCATCCCCAGCTCGAGGCGCGCATCGCCTACACGCAGGAGATGATTCCGGGCCTGACGCAGGGGGCCGACCTCGCCGCCCTCAAGGTCGGCGCGCGCGGCTACCGATCGCTCGTGCGGCGCCTCTCCCTCGAGACCGCGCAGGACCTGATCGCCGCCGACCGTCCGCGGTCCGCCGTCGCCCTGGCGAAGCGCCTGGTCCGCGAGGACGAGAGCGACCCGGCCGCCCAGGTGACCCTGGGGGACGCGCGCCTCGCCCTCGGGCCGCGGGCCCTGTTCGAAGGGGAGGCCGGCCCGACCAACAAGCAGAAACTGAGAAACGCCGTCACGCGCGAGCGCTACACGCGGAGCGAGCGCGAGGCGCGTCTCCTCGAGACCCCCGAGGGGCGCGCGGCGCAGAAGCAGAACCTCGACTCCGCCCAGCAGGCGTACATGCGCGCCCTGGCGCTCGACCCGGGGGCCGCCGAGGCCCACCGCGGCCTCGGCTACGTCCTCAAGCGCCAGAAGCGCTTCGTCAACGCCGGCAAGGAGTTCGTCATCTACCTGCGCGCCCGCCCCGCAGCGCACGACAAGGGCGTCATCCTGAACGAGATGAAGGACATCAACGCGGCCATCAAGACCGGAGGAAAGACCCGATGA
- a CDS encoding DNA topoisomerase VI subunit B, producing MARKAKTAGATARSPKAPSRAGQKKGKGKVVQMDLFRADRKGAAPAGAPGTKRRAAKAAAPKRPAAKVAALEVVPDAAPETQAAPEAASPPAKAPAARRRETAESLGKRQREISVAEFFQKNRHLLGFDNPAKALLTATKEAVDNSLDACEEAGILPEITVAIEELAEDRFRLSITDNGPGIVRGQIPKVFGKLLYGSKFHILRQSRGQQGIGISAAGMYAQLTTGQPIRITSRTGKSRPAHFFEIQIDTTRNEPKVLTDREVPWDQEHGTRVEMDIAGTYKKGRRSVDDYVVQSALANPHATVHYRPPKGDEFRRERLTSELPREPLAIRPHPYGVELGVLISMLRDTKGRSLRGALQQDFSRVSAKVAEEICAAAGLDPDAKPRSLTVAQVETLFRAIPKVKIMAPPASTIVPIGEGLILEGLKQTLKADFYTSATRPPAVYRGNPFVVEAGLAYGGELPAEELIDLWRFANRVPLQYQQSACAITRGALTTDWRNYGMQQSKGALPAAPMVLFVHMASVWVPFTSESKEAIASYPEIIRELRLALQEVGRRLGSYLRHRRRLAEAEQKRSYITSYIPHIGIALKEILGLTKTEEDKIVKTLTETLEKSRLP from the coding sequence ATGGCAAGGAAGGCGAAGACAGCCGGGGCAACGGCGCGATCGCCGAAAGCGCCGTCCAGGGCGGGCCAGAAGAAGGGCAAGGGAAAAGTCGTGCAGATGGATCTGTTCCGGGCCGATCGCAAGGGGGCGGCACCCGCGGGAGCGCCGGGCACCAAGCGCCGTGCCGCGAAGGCCGCGGCCCCGAAGCGCCCGGCCGCCAAAGTCGCCGCCCTCGAGGTCGTGCCGGACGCCGCACCGGAGACTCAAGCGGCGCCGGAGGCGGCCTCGCCCCCCGCGAAGGCTCCGGCCGCGCGGCGGCGCGAGACGGCCGAGTCGCTCGGCAAGAGGCAGCGCGAGATCTCCGTCGCCGAATTCTTCCAGAAGAACCGGCACCTCCTCGGATTCGACAATCCCGCCAAGGCGCTGTTGACCGCGACAAAAGAGGCGGTGGACAACTCCCTCGACGCCTGCGAGGAGGCGGGGATCCTGCCGGAGATCACCGTCGCCATCGAGGAGCTGGCGGAGGACCGCTTCCGCCTGTCGATCACCGACAACGGGCCCGGGATCGTGCGCGGCCAGATCCCGAAGGTGTTCGGGAAGCTCCTGTACGGCTCGAAGTTCCACATCCTGCGGCAGAGCCGCGGGCAGCAGGGGATCGGCATCTCGGCCGCCGGCATGTACGCGCAGCTGACGACCGGGCAGCCGATCCGCATCACGTCGCGCACGGGCAAGAGCCGGCCGGCCCACTTCTTCGAGATCCAGATCGACACGACGCGCAACGAGCCCAAGGTGCTCACGGACCGCGAAGTGCCGTGGGACCAGGAGCACGGCACGCGCGTCGAGATGGACATCGCCGGCACCTACAAGAAGGGGCGCCGGTCGGTGGACGACTACGTGGTGCAGTCGGCGCTCGCCAACCCGCACGCCACCGTGCACTACCGCCCGCCCAAGGGGGACGAGTTCCGGCGCGAGCGGTTGACCTCCGAGCTGCCGCGCGAGCCCCTGGCGATCAGGCCGCACCCGTACGGGGTCGAGCTGGGTGTCCTGATCTCGATGCTGCGCGACACGAAGGGACGGTCGCTGCGCGGCGCGCTGCAGCAGGACTTCTCGCGGGTCAGCGCCAAGGTGGCGGAGGAGATCTGCGCCGCGGCGGGGCTCGACCCGGACGCCAAGCCGCGCTCGCTCACCGTCGCCCAGGTCGAGACGCTGTTCCGCGCCATCCCGAAGGTGAAGATCATGGCGCCGCCGGCCTCGACCATCGTGCCGATCGGCGAGGGACTCATCCTCGAGGGGCTGAAGCAGACGCTCAAGGCCGACTTCTATACCTCGGCCACGCGGCCTCCGGCGGTCTACCGCGGCAACCCGTTCGTCGTCGAGGCGGGCCTGGCGTACGGCGGCGAGCTGCCGGCCGAAGAGCTGATCGATCTGTGGCGCTTCGCCAACCGCGTGCCGCTGCAGTACCAGCAGTCGGCCTGCGCCATCACGCGCGGCGCCCTCACCACCGACTGGCGCAACTACGGCATGCAGCAGAGCAAGGGGGCGCTGCCGGCGGCGCCGATGGTCCTGTTCGTGCACATGGCCAGCGTCTGGGTGCCGTTCACCTCGGAGAGCAAGGAGGCGATCGCCTCGTACCCCGAGATCATCCGCGAGCTCAGGCTCGCCCTGCAGGAGGTCGGCCGCCGCCTCGGCTCCTACCTGCGCCACCGGCGCCGCCTGGCCGAGGCCGAGCAGAAGCGCTCCTACATCACGTCGTACATCCCGCACATCGGCATCGCCCTCAAGGAGATCCTCGGACTGACGAAGACGGAGGAGGACAAAATCGTGAAGACGCTCACGGAAACCCTCGAGAAGAGCCGGCTGCCATGA
- a CDS encoding methyltransferase domain-containing protein: MTDPNAHFTGSIPENYDRHLGPVLFEPYARDLARRLPAAEGTRVLEIACGTGIVTRQLRERLPAGARLVATDLNQPMIDHARRRLEGVRGIDWQQADACALPFPDKSFDVVVCQFGLMFVPDKPLALKEARRVLADGGTLLLSVWDSLEKNTFAKIAHEKIASFFPSDPPTFYQVPFSLHDMDALQEMASGAGFTEVRIDPVAFQGESPTARELATGLVEGNPVGSAIRERNIVPVADVISAVALTVAKQFGDRPVRIPLHAFVMTARAGAR; encoded by the coding sequence ATGACCGACCCGAACGCTCACTTCACCGGATCGATCCCGGAGAACTACGACCGGCACCTGGGGCCGGTGCTGTTCGAGCCGTACGCGCGCGACCTGGCGCGCCGCCTCCCGGCCGCCGAGGGGACGCGCGTCCTGGAGATCGCCTGCGGCACCGGCATCGTCACGCGGCAGCTGAGGGAGCGGCTGCCCGCGGGGGCGCGGCTCGTCGCGACCGATCTGAACCAGCCGATGATCGACCACGCCCGGCGCAGGCTCGAAGGGGTGCGCGGCATCGACTGGCAGCAGGCGGACGCCTGCGCCCTGCCGTTTCCCGACAAGTCGTTCGACGTCGTCGTCTGCCAGTTCGGCCTGATGTTCGTGCCGGACAAGCCGCTGGCGCTCAAGGAGGCGCGGCGCGTGCTGGCGGACGGCGGGACGCTTCTGCTCAGCGTCTGGGACTCGCTCGAGAAGAACACCTTCGCCAAGATCGCGCACGAGAAGATCGCGTCGTTCTTCCCCAGCGATCCGCCGACGTTCTACCAGGTCCCGTTCAGCCTGCACGATATGGACGCGCTGCAGGAGATGGCGAGCGGCGCCGGCTTCACCGAGGTGCGGATCGACCCGGTCGCGTTCCAGGGGGAGAGCCCGACGGCGCGCGAGCTGGCGACCGGCCTGGTCGAGGGGAACCCGGTCGGCAGCGCGATCCGCGAGCGCAACATCGTGCCGGTCGCCGACGTGATCTCCGCCGTCGCGCTGACGGTGGCGAAGCAGTTCGGGGACCGCCCGGTCCGGATACCGCTGCATGCCTTCGTGATGACGGCGCGCGCCGGCGCGCGCTGA
- a CDS encoding DNA topoisomerase IV subunit A, which translates to MPSPALKKIEQTAEEVRKTILKRQKPNLKFPLRSLSNVKYDPKKGHFEMRGRKKERTLTVSTVKTFAQTLRMMALSRELISQDDIATKREAYYVSKNWDAARFLEQPESDAVMDDVEALFEVNREQIGFVPEEKGGEISGKLVIVDRDSETGKPLRIDCTKFGSGAYSIPISVEHLKFETDADFILVIETAGMFQRLVKHKYWKTANCILVSMGGVPTRACRRFIRRLADFKKIPVYVFVDGDPYGISNIYRTLKVGSGNAAHLNEYFCVPQARYMGITPQDIVDYKLPTHPLKEVDIKRARDAIKNDPFFQHHKPWVAAMEHLLKMGVRAEQQALAKWGLNYVIDTYLPEKLKHTEKFLP; encoded by the coding sequence ATGCCGTCCCCGGCCCTGAAGAAGATCGAGCAGACCGCGGAGGAGGTCCGCAAGACCATCCTGAAGCGGCAGAAGCCCAATCTCAAGTTCCCGCTGCGCAGCCTGAGCAACGTCAAGTACGACCCGAAGAAGGGGCACTTCGAGATGCGCGGCCGGAAGAAGGAGCGCACCCTCACCGTCTCGACCGTCAAGACGTTCGCGCAGACCCTGCGCATGATGGCGCTGTCGCGCGAGCTGATCTCGCAGGACGACATCGCCACCAAGAGGGAGGCGTACTACGTCTCGAAGAACTGGGACGCGGCGCGCTTCCTCGAGCAGCCCGAATCCGATGCCGTGATGGACGACGTCGAGGCGCTGTTCGAGGTCAACCGCGAGCAGATCGGCTTCGTGCCGGAGGAGAAGGGGGGCGAGATCTCCGGGAAGCTCGTCATCGTCGACCGCGACTCCGAGACCGGCAAGCCCCTGCGCATCGACTGCACCAAGTTCGGCTCCGGCGCCTATTCGATCCCGATCTCGGTCGAGCACCTGAAGTTCGAGACCGACGCCGACTTCATCCTGGTGATCGAGACCGCCGGCATGTTCCAGCGCCTGGTGAAGCACAAGTACTGGAAGACCGCCAACTGCATCCTGGTCTCGATGGGGGGCGTGCCGACGCGCGCCTGCCGCCGCTTCATCCGCCGCCTGGCCGACTTCAAGAAGATCCCCGTCTACGTGTTCGTCGACGGCGACCCGTACGGCATCTCGAACATCTACCGCACCCTCAAGGTCGGGTCCGGAAACGCCGCCCACCTCAACGAGTACTTCTGCGTTCCCCAGGCGCGCTACATGGGGATCACGCCGCAGGACATCGTCGACTACAAGCTCCCCACCCACCCGCTGAAGGAGGTCGACATCAAGCGGGCCCGCGACGCCATCAAGAACGACCCGTTCTTCCAGCACCACAAGCCCTGGGTCGCCGCCATGGAGCACCTCCTGAAGATGGGCGTCCGCGCCGAGCAGCAGGCCCTCGCCAAGTGGGGGCTCAACTACGTCATCGACACCTATCTTCCGGAAAAGCTCAAGCATACTGAGAAGTTTTTGCCGTAG
- a CDS encoding S1C family serine protease: MMRSRSFLSRIVAACCLLAMESASFASPVAPVNVVIKVAVVDIDLSLKPVPKHPFEILPLAEAGGDKVAITTSFTGEGQVQLGPGHYRIRSMAPVQLGLRRMEWDFAFEVISGRAVTIELSNDNALIGTPSVPVPVRPKSTATEVFQALRDSVVTVESEGGHGSGFLVDERGLLITNEHVTSGSRFFTVSFDDEHRLPATVIASDAREDVAILVINPKAMPPLGVIRLAADSAEQPPVREGDEIFAIGSPLHQQKIITAGIVSKVETGAIISDVMIDHGNSGGPLLNAEKEAIGINTFGEGRGISGTVRIWKAFPVLEEARKKLSGFTLPSSDFRPPIPRTRYPADALKQIVLAEDFDLENYHIVTRRFDVFLLTPPALCYFDHQDDIKAAQGRQQRRKKVSAADTYDPVADIKGWAQYVGQYSAIVKIVIIPRIKPTFGSAFAAGLVGSSAVMRYRYQGDVDTLRLIRDGKEVQPIRIGRAPVGQRFAGPAGHMEDVAYLGFAEFLPEAFEPARAEGDHLGLEILNEAKPDAITSEEIGGDLLQRIWRDFAPLRAPASR; the protein is encoded by the coding sequence ATGATGCGGAGCCGGTCCTTCCTGAGTCGTATTGTAGCGGCATGCTGCCTTTTGGCGATGGAATCAGCCTCATTCGCCTCACCCGTTGCTCCAGTCAACGTCGTGATCAAGGTGGCCGTCGTTGACATTGATCTCTCGCTCAAACCGGTACCGAAGCACCCGTTTGAAATCCTGCCTCTGGCAGAGGCAGGAGGCGACAAGGTTGCTATCACCACATCGTTCACCGGGGAGGGCCAGGTTCAACTAGGACCCGGACACTATCGGATTCGTTCCATGGCGCCAGTGCAGCTCGGCCTGCGTCGAATGGAATGGGACTTTGCGTTCGAGGTTATCAGTGGCCGTGCGGTGACGATCGAGTTGAGCAATGACAACGCACTCATCGGCACGCCCTCCGTGCCTGTTCCTGTCCGGCCAAAGTCCACTGCGACAGAGGTGTTCCAGGCGCTGCGTGATTCCGTGGTAACAGTCGAGTCCGAAGGGGGCCATGGCTCTGGCTTTCTAGTAGACGAGCGGGGCCTCCTGATCACAAATGAACATGTCACCTCGGGAAGTCGCTTTTTCACGGTCAGTTTTGACGACGAACACCGGCTGCCCGCGACTGTCATCGCCTCAGATGCACGCGAGGATGTCGCTATCCTCGTGATCAACCCGAAAGCGATGCCGCCTCTCGGCGTGATAAGGCTCGCCGCAGATTCCGCTGAGCAGCCGCCAGTCCGAGAGGGGGACGAGATCTTCGCGATTGGAAGCCCTCTTCATCAACAGAAAATCATCACCGCGGGGATCGTCAGCAAAGTCGAAACTGGCGCAATCATCAGCGACGTCATGATCGATCACGGCAACAGCGGAGGGCCCCTACTCAACGCTGAGAAAGAAGCGATCGGAATCAACACCTTTGGAGAAGGACGCGGGATTTCTGGAACCGTGAGAATATGGAAGGCATTCCCCGTGTTAGAGGAGGCCAGGAAGAAGCTCAGCGGATTCACCCTGCCGTCTTCGGATTTTCGGCCTCCGATCCCGCGGACACGTTATCCCGCGGATGCACTGAAGCAGATTGTCTTGGCTGAAGACTTCGATCTGGAGAATTACCACATCGTGACTCGGCGCTTTGATGTCTTCCTTCTCACTCCGCCTGCTCTCTGCTACTTCGACCATCAGGATGACATCAAGGCCGCCCAGGGCCGGCAGCAGCGGCGCAAGAAGGTCTCTGCAGCCGACACCTACGATCCTGTCGCTGATATCAAGGGTTGGGCTCAGTACGTCGGCCAGTACAGCGCGATTGTAAAGATCGTCATCATTCCCCGGATCAAGCCGACTTTCGGTTCAGCTTTCGCGGCCGGCCTGGTAGGCTCGAGCGCGGTCATGCGCTACCGATACCAAGGAGATGTCGATACTCTGCGGCTCATCCGGGATGGCAAGGAAGTACAGCCGATCCGAATCGGTCGGGCGCCCGTAGGGCAGCGGTTCGCTGGTCCTGCCGGACACATGGAAGATGTGGCATACCTCGGATTCGCAGAGTTTCTGCCCGAGGCATTTGAACCAGCGAGAGCGGAGGGAGATCACCTTGGGCTTGAGATACTCAATGAAGCGAAGCCTGATGCGATCACCAGCGAAGAGATCGGCGGGGATCTTCTCCAGAGAATTTGGAGAGACTTCGCACCCCTGAGAGCTCCGGCTTCGCGCTGA